Proteins encoded by one window of Streptacidiphilus sp. PB12-B1b:
- a CDS encoding glycoside hydrolase family 13 protein: MTQHLAALNLPTAEGQAATPAAADAARRPGWWRDAVIYQVYPRSFADADGDGMGDLAGIRSRLPYLRELGVDAVWLSPFYSSPQADAGYDVADYRVVDPMFGDLADAQGLVTDAHALGLRVIVDIVPNHASDQHSWFRQALREGPGSPLRSRFHFRSGKGETGELPPNDWESIFGGPAWTRTENPDGTPGEWYLHLFAPQQPDFDWDSPAVADEFRSILRFWLDLGVDGFRIDVAHGLVKAAGLPDIGLHDQLRLLGNDVLPFFDQDGVHEIYRDWRRILDEYGTDPGTRRIAVAEAWTPSVERTANYLRPDELHQAFNFQYLGTAWEAEPLRAVVQATLDSMRPVGAPATWVLSNHDVVRHLTRFGHGDREQDTRRARAATLLMLALPGSAYLYQGEELGLPEVLDLPDAARQDPAFARARGTAAEGQEGMRDGCRVPMPWSGSVAPYGFGPVEGGPSWLPQPAEWAKLSVEAQTGDASSTLELYRRALAARRAHPALGTGDSVEWLDAPQGALAFRRSTSDGVFVCTVNTSAAPLALPAPGRLLLASADLAPTVPGADVLLPADSTVWWTC, translated from the coding sequence ATGACCCAGCACCTTGCCGCCCTGAACCTGCCGACCGCCGAGGGGCAGGCCGCCACCCCGGCCGCCGCCGACGCCGCGCGCAGACCCGGCTGGTGGCGCGACGCGGTGATCTACCAGGTCTACCCGCGCAGCTTCGCCGACGCCGACGGCGACGGCATGGGCGACCTGGCCGGCATCCGCTCCCGGCTGCCCTACCTGCGCGAGCTGGGCGTGGACGCCGTGTGGCTGTCCCCCTTCTACAGCTCGCCGCAGGCCGACGCCGGTTACGACGTCGCCGACTACCGGGTGGTGGACCCGATGTTCGGCGACCTCGCGGACGCGCAGGGCCTGGTCACCGACGCCCACGCGCTGGGCCTGCGGGTGATCGTCGACATCGTCCCCAACCACGCCTCCGACCAGCACAGTTGGTTCCGGCAGGCGCTGCGCGAGGGCCCCGGCTCGCCGCTGCGCTCGCGCTTCCACTTCCGCTCGGGCAAGGGCGAGACCGGCGAACTGCCGCCCAACGACTGGGAGTCCATCTTCGGCGGCCCGGCCTGGACCCGCACCGAGAACCCGGACGGCACCCCCGGCGAGTGGTACCTGCACCTCTTCGCCCCGCAGCAGCCCGACTTCGACTGGGACAGCCCGGCCGTGGCCGACGAGTTCCGCAGCATCCTGCGGTTCTGGCTGGACCTCGGCGTCGACGGCTTCCGCATCGACGTCGCCCACGGCCTGGTCAAGGCCGCCGGACTGCCCGACATCGGCCTGCACGACCAGCTGCGGCTGCTCGGCAACGACGTGCTGCCCTTCTTCGACCAGGACGGCGTCCACGAGATCTACCGCGACTGGCGGCGCATCCTGGACGAGTACGGCACCGACCCCGGCACCCGCCGGATCGCCGTCGCCGAGGCGTGGACCCCGAGCGTCGAGCGCACCGCCAACTACCTGCGCCCGGACGAGCTGCACCAGGCGTTCAACTTCCAGTACCTGGGCACCGCGTGGGAGGCCGAGCCGCTGCGCGCGGTGGTGCAGGCCACGCTGGACTCCATGCGCCCGGTCGGCGCCCCGGCCACCTGGGTGCTGTCCAACCACGACGTGGTCCGCCACCTCACCCGCTTCGGCCACGGCGACCGCGAGCAGGACACCCGCCGCGCCCGCGCCGCGACCCTGCTGATGCTGGCCCTGCCCGGCTCCGCCTACCTGTACCAGGGCGAGGAGCTGGGCCTGCCCGAGGTGCTCGACCTGCCCGACGCCGCCCGCCAGGACCCGGCCTTCGCCCGCGCCCGGGGCACCGCCGCCGAGGGCCAGGAGGGCATGCGGGACGGCTGCCGGGTGCCGATGCCGTGGTCCGGCTCGGTCGCGCCGTACGGCTTCGGCCCGGTCGAGGGCGGCCCCAGCTGGCTGCCGCAGCCCGCCGAGTGGGCCAAGCTCAGCGTCGAGGCGCAGACCGGGGACGCCTCCTCGACGCTGGAGCTGTACCGGCGCGCCCTGGCCGCCCGCCGCGCACACCCGGCCCTGGGCACCGGCGACAGCGTCGAGTGGCTGGACGCCCCGCAGGGCGCGCTCGCCTTCCGCCGCAGCACCTCCGACGGCGTGTTCGTCTGCACCGTCAACACCTCCGCCGCCCCGCTGGCCCTGCCCGCGCCCGGACGGCTGCTGCTGGCCTCCGCCGACCTGGCCCCGACCGTGCCCGGCGCGGACGTCCTGCTCCCGGCCGACTCGACCGTCTGGTGGACCTGCTGA
- a CDS encoding LacI family DNA-binding transcriptional regulator, which yields MASGRPAAVPAPRLSDIAAQAGVSEATVSRVFNGKAGVSATTRETVLAALDVLGYERPVRLRQRSAGLVGLIMPELNNPIFPALAQVIEKVLTRHGYTPVLCTRTPGGSTEDELVDMLVDRGVTGIVFVSGLHADTAADTGRYARLAARGVPFVLINGYSELIPAPFVSTDDRLAMRMAVQHLAELGHERIGLALGQRRFVPVLRKLEGFAAACRDLLGQEPEQSAERVRHTLFSVEGGHAAAAGLLEQGCTAVVCGSDLMAFGVIRAVRQHGLSVPGDVSVVGFDDSPLIAFADPPLTTIRQPVEAMGAAAVDALLEEINGNGTHRDEFVFQPELVVRGSTGAARPRG from the coding sequence ATGGCATCAGGCCGACCGGCGGCCGTGCCCGCGCCCCGCCTGTCCGACATCGCCGCCCAGGCGGGGGTGAGCGAGGCCACCGTCTCCCGGGTGTTCAACGGGAAGGCGGGGGTGTCCGCCACCACCCGGGAGACGGTGCTGGCGGCGCTGGACGTGCTCGGCTACGAGCGCCCGGTACGGCTGCGGCAGCGCAGCGCCGGGCTGGTCGGCCTGATCATGCCCGAGCTGAACAACCCCATCTTCCCGGCGCTGGCCCAGGTCATCGAGAAGGTGCTGACCCGGCACGGCTACACGCCGGTGCTCTGCACCCGCACCCCGGGCGGCTCCACCGAGGACGAGCTGGTGGACATGCTGGTGGACCGGGGGGTCACCGGCATCGTCTTCGTCTCCGGCCTGCACGCCGACACCGCCGCCGACACCGGGCGCTACGCCCGACTGGCCGCGCGGGGTGTGCCGTTCGTGCTGATCAACGGCTACAGCGAGCTGATCCCGGCGCCGTTCGTCTCCACCGACGACCGGCTGGCGATGCGGATGGCCGTGCAGCACCTGGCCGAACTCGGCCACGAGCGCATCGGCCTGGCCCTGGGCCAGCGCCGGTTCGTGCCGGTGCTGCGCAAGTTGGAGGGGTTCGCCGCCGCCTGCCGGGACCTCCTGGGCCAGGAGCCGGAGCAGAGCGCGGAGCGGGTCAGGCACACCCTGTTCAGCGTCGAGGGCGGCCACGCGGCCGCCGCCGGGCTGCTGGAACAGGGCTGCACGGCGGTGGTCTGCGGCAGCGACCTGATGGCCTTCGGCGTGATCCGCGCCGTGCGCCAGCACGGGCTGAGCGTCCCGGGGGACGTCTCGGTGGTGGGCTTCGACGACTCGCCGCTGATCGCCTTCGCCGACCCGCCGCTGACCACCATCCGCCAGCCGGTCGAGGCCATGGGCGCGGCCGCGGTGGACGCCCTGCTGGAGGAGATCAACGGCAACGGCACGCACCGCGACGAGTTCGTGTTCCAGCCCGAACTGGTCGTCCGCGGCTCGACCGGAGCCGCCCGCCCGCGCGGCTGA
- a CDS encoding LacI family DNA-binding transcriptional regulator, whose protein sequence is MNTARLADIAAQAGVSEATVSRVLNGKPGVSATTRQMVLAALDVLGYERPVRLRQRSAGLIGLITPELSNPIFPAFTQVIEQVLTRYGYTPVLCTQTPGGSTEDELVELLVERGVTGIVFISGLHADTTADTERYARLNGKGVPFVMINGYSSRISAPFISPDDRAAMHMAVQHLAGLGHERIGLAVGPARFVPVERKLEGFADAMGTAFGLDAAGVAELVQHSLFTVEGGQAAATALLDRGCTAIVCGSDLMAFGAIRGVRARGLAVPRDVSVVGFDDSPLIAFADPPLTTIRQPVEAMGAAAVNVLLEEISGNPAQRGEFVFQPELVVRGSTAAAPPRG, encoded by the coding sequence GTGAACACAGCACGGCTGGCGGACATCGCGGCGCAGGCGGGGGTCAGCGAGGCCACCGTCTCCCGCGTGCTGAACGGCAAACCGGGGGTGTCCGCCACCACCCGGCAGATGGTGCTGGCCGCGCTGGATGTGCTCGGCTACGAGCGCCCGGTACGGCTGCGGCAGCGCAGCGCCGGGCTGATCGGCCTGATCACCCCGGAGCTGAGCAATCCCATCTTCCCGGCGTTCACGCAGGTCATCGAGCAGGTACTGACCCGGTACGGCTACACGCCGGTGCTGTGCACGCAGACCCCGGGCGGCTCCACCGAGGACGAGCTGGTGGAGCTGCTGGTCGAGCGCGGGGTCACCGGCATCGTCTTCATCTCCGGTCTGCACGCCGACACCACCGCCGACACCGAGCGCTACGCCCGGCTGAACGGCAAGGGCGTCCCCTTCGTCATGATCAACGGCTACAGCTCCCGGATCAGCGCCCCCTTCATCTCCCCGGACGACCGTGCGGCCATGCACATGGCCGTGCAGCACCTCGCCGGGCTCGGCCACGAGCGGATCGGCCTGGCCGTCGGCCCGGCCCGGTTCGTGCCGGTGGAGCGCAAGCTGGAGGGCTTCGCCGACGCCATGGGCACCGCCTTCGGGCTGGACGCCGCCGGTGTGGCCGAGCTGGTCCAGCACTCGCTGTTCACCGTGGAGGGCGGCCAGGCCGCCGCCACCGCGCTGCTGGACCGGGGCTGTACCGCGATCGTCTGTGGCAGCGACCTGATGGCCTTCGGGGCCATCCGCGGCGTCCGCGCCCGGGGGCTGGCCGTGCCCAGGGACGTCTCGGTGGTGGGTTTCGACGACTCGCCGCTGATCGCCTTCGCCGACCCGCCGCTGACCACCATCCGCCAGCCGGTCGAGGCCATGGGCGCGGCGGCGGTGAACGTCCTGCTGGAGGAGATCAGCGGCAACCCGGCCCAGCGCGGGGAGTTCGTCTTCCAGCCGGAGCTGGTCGTCCGCGGCTCGACGGCCGCCGCGCCCCCGCGCGGCTGA
- a CDS encoding sirohydrochlorin chelatase — protein MSSAATPSTPLPVRTPGSRARGRHRRPERPEIPAGAPALLLAVPSEATAAAQQIADELVSLVRAEQPGIDATAVYLAAETVLTGDDAPAEGQEALSEGETAPTLAAVLARDAEKRAAGSEIAAPVVVPLLPGASAALQSVLASLEGEFTVTDALGPHPLLAEALHVRLSEAGLARADRARLFAVNTSADGVVLATVGGEEALQHAGITGVLLAARLAVPVVAASLDQPGSVAAAVAELRGAGCAQPALAPYLVGPEVEADLLKSVAAEVDCPAAEPLGAYPTIARLALGLYLGALGIARDAELG, from the coding sequence ATGAGCTCTGCCGCCACTCCCAGCACCCCGCTGCCCGTCCGCACCCCCGGCTCGCGGGCGCGTGGCCGCCACCGTCGTCCCGAGCGACCCGAGATACCCGCGGGTGCTCCCGCGCTGCTCCTGGCCGTCCCCAGCGAGGCCACCGCGGCCGCCCAGCAGATCGCCGACGAGCTGGTTTCGCTGGTCCGCGCGGAGCAGCCCGGCATCGACGCCACCGCCGTCTACCTGGCCGCGGAGACCGTCCTGACCGGCGACGACGCCCCCGCCGAGGGCCAGGAGGCCCTCTCCGAGGGCGAAACCGCGCCGACCCTGGCCGCCGTGCTCGCGCGCGACGCCGAGAAGCGGGCGGCCGGCAGCGAGATCGCCGCGCCGGTGGTCGTACCGCTGCTGCCCGGCGCCAGCGCCGCGCTGCAGAGCGTCCTCGCCTCGCTGGAAGGGGAGTTCACCGTCACCGACGCACTCGGCCCGCACCCGCTGCTGGCCGAGGCGCTGCACGTGCGGCTGTCCGAGGCCGGACTGGCCCGGGCCGACCGGGCCCGGCTGTTCGCCGTGAACACCTCCGCCGACGGCGTGGTGCTGGCCACGGTCGGCGGCGAGGAGGCGCTGCAGCACGCCGGGATCACCGGGGTGCTGCTGGCCGCGCGCCTGGCCGTGCCGGTGGTCGCCGCCTCGCTCGACCAGCCCGGCTCGGTGGCGGCAGCCGTGGCCGAGCTGCGCGGGGCGGGCTGCGCGCAGCCCGCGCTGGCGCCGTACCTGGTCGGCCCCGAGGTCGAGGCCGACCTGCTCAAGTCCGTTGCGGCCGAGGTGGACTGCCCGGCGGCGGAGCCCCTGGGCGCGTACCCGACCATCGCCCGGCTGGCGCTCGGCCTCTACCTGGGCGCACTCGGCATCGCCCGCGACGCCGAGCTGGGCTGA
- a CDS encoding DUF397 domain-containing protein → MRRTYNGMAATDIDGVVWQKSRLSNSQGQCVELARLADGDIAVRNSRFPSGPALIYTRAEIAALLDGVKKGEFDHLAE, encoded by the coding sequence ATGCGTCGCACGTACAACGGCATGGCTGCCACGGATATAGACGGCGTGGTCTGGCAGAAGAGCCGCCTGAGCAATTCGCAGGGGCAGTGCGTCGAGTTGGCCCGCCTGGCGGACGGAGACATCGCGGTGCGGAACTCCCGCTTCCCGTCCGGGCCCGCGCTCATCTACACCCGGGCGGAGATCGCGGCCCTGCTGGACGGGGTCAAGAAAGGCGAGTTCGACCACCTGGCCGAGTGA
- a CDS encoding ATP-binding protein, protein MSPSSTVAAVATDSDVVSCALAPRHESVRTAREFTKLTLNRWQLTDLFDDIALVASELVTNALRHALGPAAAQAPAQRTSCWGRRGAQDPINQQLDASHTPSALIRLSLVRRSPQVVCAVSDPSTSGPVAREADFIAESGRGLHLVDSFSQSWGWHPVAAGKVVWALFDLSGGEG, encoded by the coding sequence ATGAGCCCGAGCTCGACGGTGGCCGCCGTGGCCACCGACTCCGACGTGGTCAGCTGCGCGCTCGCGCCACGCCATGAGTCGGTGCGCACCGCCCGGGAGTTCACCAAGCTCACGCTCAACCGCTGGCAGCTCACCGATCTCTTCGACGACATCGCGCTGGTGGCGAGCGAGTTGGTGACCAATGCGCTGCGGCACGCGCTCGGGCCGGCCGCCGCGCAGGCGCCGGCGCAGCGGACCAGCTGTTGGGGGCGCAGAGGCGCGCAGGACCCGATCAACCAGCAGCTGGACGCCAGCCACACGCCGTCCGCACTGATACGCCTCAGCCTGGTCCGGCGGTCGCCGCAGGTGGTCTGCGCGGTGAGCGACCCGAGCACCAGCGGCCCGGTCGCCCGGGAGGCGGACTTCATCGCCGAGTCCGGCCGGGGACTGCACCTGGTGGACTCCTTCAGCCAGTCCTGGGGCTGGCACCCCGTAGCCGCCGGCAAGGTGGTCTGGGCCCTGTTCGACCTGTCCGGCGGGGAGGGCTGA
- a CDS encoding helix-turn-helix transcriptional regulator, producing the protein MTTVQPGSGSMVRRILLGSQLRRLREGKGITREDAGYTIRASESKISRMELGRVSFKERDVTDLLSLYGVEDETERAALLTLVREANQAGWWHSFSDAMPNWFQTYVGLEEASALIRLYEVQFVPGLLQTEDYMRSLMTLNRPNLDRTEVDRRINVRMHRQKLVEDAEGPRLWAIVDEAALRRPVGGPTVMRAQIQRLIEAADMPNVILQVMPFRFGGHAAESGAFTILRFPEQDLPDVVYLEQLTSALYLDKRDDVDQYLQVMERLSVDSQTPASSVELLSEMLKES; encoded by the coding sequence ATGACCACAGTTCAGCCGGGGAGCGGCTCGATGGTGCGCCGGATCCTCCTCGGCTCCCAGTTGCGCCGGCTCCGTGAGGGCAAGGGCATCACACGCGAGGACGCGGGCTACACGATCCGTGCCTCCGAGTCCAAGATCAGCCGCATGGAACTCGGGCGCGTCAGCTTCAAGGAGCGTGACGTGACGGACCTGCTCAGCCTGTACGGGGTCGAGGACGAGACCGAGCGCGCCGCGCTGCTGACGCTGGTGCGCGAGGCCAACCAGGCCGGTTGGTGGCACAGCTTCAGCGACGCCATGCCCAACTGGTTCCAGACCTACGTCGGCCTGGAGGAGGCGTCCGCGCTCATCCGGCTCTACGAGGTCCAGTTCGTCCCCGGGCTGCTGCAGACCGAGGACTACATGCGCTCGCTGATGACGCTGAACCGCCCCAACCTGGACCGCACCGAGGTCGACCGCCGGATCAACGTCCGGATGCACCGGCAGAAGCTGGTCGAGGACGCCGAGGGCCCCCGGCTGTGGGCCATCGTGGACGAAGCCGCGCTGCGCCGCCCGGTCGGCGGCCCCACCGTGATGCGCGCGCAGATCCAGCGGCTGATCGAGGCCGCCGACATGCCCAACGTCATCCTCCAGGTCATGCCGTTCCGCTTCGGCGGCCACGCGGCCGAGAGCGGCGCCTTCACCATCCTGCGCTTCCCCGAGCAGGACCTGCCGGACGTGGTCTACCTGGAGCAGCTCACCAGCGCCCTCTACCTGGACAAGCGCGACGACGTCGACCAGTACCTCCAGGTGATGGAGCGGCTCAGCGTCGACAGCCAGACCCCCGCCAGCAGCGTCGAGCTGCTCAGCGAGATGCTCAAGGAGTCCTGA
- a CDS encoding TetR/AcrR family transcriptional regulator: MSPRAAAVNEAMRARSRARIMQATVDLVDERGFEGTTLGDIAERAGLARGLVSYYFPGKRILLQTSMHRLMHQTLGAALAGLGEDDAPDLWLATSIDTVLGLAAARPTLMRTHLSLILAPSAEGFIQDAEQKRFGGLLQQVLGRRGAEDPAAEHAVLRSALMGACMGLLLPGAEAEPRMIRDDLFVRYGLDPLLRPSPFRTP; the protein is encoded by the coding sequence ATGTCACCCCGAGCGGCAGCAGTCAACGAGGCGATGCGCGCCCGCTCCCGGGCCCGCATCATGCAGGCGACCGTGGATCTGGTGGACGAGCGCGGCTTCGAGGGCACCACGCTGGGCGACATCGCCGAGCGGGCCGGGCTGGCGCGGGGCCTGGTGTCGTACTACTTCCCGGGCAAGCGGATCCTGCTGCAGACCTCCATGCACCGGCTGATGCACCAGACGCTGGGGGCGGCGCTGGCCGGGCTCGGCGAGGACGACGCGCCGGACCTGTGGCTGGCGACGTCCATCGACACGGTACTGGGGCTGGCGGCGGCGCGGCCGACGCTGATGCGCACCCACCTGTCGCTGATCCTGGCGCCGAGCGCCGAGGGGTTCATCCAGGACGCCGAGCAGAAGCGCTTCGGCGGGCTGCTGCAGCAGGTGCTGGGGCGGCGCGGGGCCGAGGACCCGGCGGCGGAGCACGCGGTGCTGCGCAGCGCCCTCATGGGGGCCTGCATGGGCCTGCTGCTGCCCGGCGCGGAGGCCGAGCCCCGCATGATCAGGGACGACCTCTTCGTCCGCTACGGGCTCGATCCGCTGCTGCGGCCGAGCCCGTTCAGGACTCCTTGA
- a CDS encoding DMT family transporter has protein sequence MTVFLLGLGAACLLGLGFVLQQHAAQQAPASDMLSFRLLLRLMRQREWLLGIAFMVGGQVMSAVALSLGRISLVEPLLATNLLFAMGLARAITRQTLGRSGWGGVLLLGAGVAMFILGGQPTGGGTEAGELRHWLVFGVVAGVALLLVSIAKRLPMLEEATLLALAAGLLYGLQDALTRTSGQRFNRGGVELLLHSWQLYAVVAIGVVGLVLVQSAFEAAPLRMSLPALTAAQPLTGIACGVAFLGDRLRVTSGALAWEGVGLLCIVLGVIIIGRHPAMPDACPTAQTGPSVRTPPRENSSRPRTPLPR, from the coding sequence GTGACGGTCTTTCTGCTCGGATTGGGCGCGGCCTGTCTCCTCGGCCTCGGCTTCGTGCTCCAGCAGCACGCGGCGCAGCAGGCCCCGGCCTCGGACATGCTGTCGTTCCGGCTGCTGCTGCGCCTGATGCGGCAGCGCGAGTGGCTGCTGGGGATCGCGTTCATGGTGGGCGGGCAGGTGATGAGCGCGGTCGCGCTGTCGCTGGGCCGGATCTCGCTGGTGGAGCCGCTGTTGGCGACCAATCTGCTGTTCGCCATGGGCCTGGCCCGGGCCATCACCCGGCAGACGCTGGGCCGGTCGGGCTGGGGCGGGGTGCTGCTGCTGGGCGCCGGTGTGGCCATGTTCATCCTCGGCGGGCAGCCGACCGGCGGCGGCACCGAGGCCGGGGAGCTGCGGCACTGGCTGGTGTTCGGGGTGGTGGCCGGGGTGGCGCTGCTGCTGGTGTCGATAGCGAAGCGGCTGCCGATGCTGGAGGAGGCGACGCTGCTGGCGCTGGCGGCGGGGCTGCTCTACGGACTGCAGGACGCCCTGACCCGGACCTCCGGCCAGCGCTTCAACCGCGGCGGGGTGGAGCTGCTGCTGCACAGCTGGCAGCTGTACGCGGTGGTGGCGATCGGGGTGGTGGGGCTGGTGCTGGTGCAGAGCGCGTTCGAGGCCGCGCCGCTGCGGATGTCGCTGCCCGCGCTGACCGCGGCCCAGCCGCTGACCGGCATCGCCTGCGGGGTGGCCTTCCTCGGCGACCGGTTGCGGGTGACCTCGGGGGCGCTGGCCTGGGAGGGCGTGGGCCTGCTGTGCATCGTGCTGGGCGTGATCATCATCGGACGGCACCCGGCGATGCCGGACGCCTGCCCCACCGCGCAGACCGGGCCGAGCGTCCGCACGCCGCCGCGCGAGAACAGCAGCCGCCCGCGCACCCCGCTGCCGCGCTGA
- a CDS encoding M56 family metallopeptidase, which translates to MNVLPALLVLGLLLATVGPRLLARASWVEREPVLALWAWQCLVVAVLLCCGLSMLLTSTAAWPEIGRLLFLGAPRGVEAAYRLPYARPWAVAGTLLLAYGGVRTAQSLTAEVRSARALRRRRQRELTVRAPELPAGLGREPAARERLVVLESARPQAWSLPGPDARLVVTTGALHRLSDRELAAALAHERGHVRARHHWLMQCAEALNTGFPGARVFGLFRSQVGRLVELAADDSAARRHGRLATAIALVELNPDHSPTCPAPFAEVPRRVDRLLTGEPRLPVAVRLRLTATALVALGAPVVLAFAPGLRALL; encoded by the coding sequence TTGAACGTCCTGCCAGCCCTGCTGGTGCTCGGCCTGCTCCTGGCCACCGTCGGGCCGCGCCTGCTGGCGCGGGCGAGCTGGGTGGAGCGTGAGCCGGTGCTGGCGCTGTGGGCCTGGCAGTGCCTGGTGGTGGCGGTGCTGCTGTGCTGCGGCCTGTCGATGCTGCTGACCAGCACGGCCGCCTGGCCGGAGATCGGGCGGCTGCTGTTCCTGGGTGCCCCGCGCGGGGTCGAGGCCGCGTACCGGCTGCCGTACGCCCGCCCCTGGGCCGTCGCCGGGACGCTGCTGCTGGCGTACGGCGGGGTGCGCACCGCGCAGTCGCTCACCGCCGAGGTCCGCTCGGCCCGGGCGCTGCGCCGCCGCAGGCAGCGGGAGCTGACAGTGCGGGCCCCGGAGCTGCCGGCCGGGCTGGGCCGGGAGCCGGCCGCCCGGGAGCGACTGGTGGTGCTGGAGAGCGCCCGGCCGCAGGCGTGGTCGCTGCCCGGGCCGGACGCCCGGCTGGTGGTGACCACCGGGGCGCTGCACCGGCTGAGCGACCGTGAGCTCGCCGCCGCGCTGGCGCACGAGCGCGGCCACGTCCGGGCCCGGCACCACTGGCTGATGCAGTGCGCCGAGGCGCTCAACACCGGCTTTCCCGGGGCCCGGGTGTTTGGGTTGTTCCGCTCGCAGGTGGGCCGTCTGGTCGAACTGGCCGCCGACGACTCCGCCGCCCGCCGGCACGGGCGGCTGGCCACCGCGATCGCCCTGGTGGAGCTGAACCCGGACCACTCCCCCACCTGTCCGGCGCCGTTCGCGGAGGTCCCGCGCCGGGTCGACCGGCTGCTGACCGGCGAGCCCCGGCTGCCGGTGGCGGTCCGGCTGCGGCTGACCGCGACCGCCCTGGTGGCCCTGGGCGCCCCGGTGGTGCTGGCCTTCGCCCCGGGGCTGCGCGCCCTGCTCTGA
- a CDS encoding DUF5134 domain-containing protein has product MHGSSVVDWLLTGLMGMTGLYCLVRLLRPGTARGERQLDASEALKGLGMAAMALPYGLSRGVPVAVWAVLFGGAAAWSLAEGLRPASRDGAARAPEGAGSTGHAGHRGHHLYHAVGHLAMVYMAVVAASTVPGMAGMAGGAGSAGAPLLTGGLLLFFGGYALVSGVQLIGAPAAGAAAGVAGGPVGGARGSVARRLLGAPELPQACRMVLGMGMFAMLLTM; this is encoded by the coding sequence ATGCATGGTTCCAGCGTGGTGGACTGGCTGCTGACCGGACTGATGGGGATGACGGGCCTGTACTGCTTGGTACGGCTGCTGCGGCCCGGGACGGCGCGGGGCGAGCGGCAGCTGGACGCCTCCGAAGCCCTCAAGGGGTTGGGCATGGCAGCCATGGCGCTCCCCTACGGGCTGTCCCGGGGGGTTCCGGTGGCGGTCTGGGCGGTGCTCTTCGGCGGGGCGGCGGCCTGGTCGCTGGCCGAGGGACTGCGGCCGGCCAGCCGGGACGGCGCCGCCCGGGCACCGGAGGGGGCCGGATCGACCGGCCATGCGGGCCATCGCGGGCACCACCTCTACCACGCGGTCGGGCACCTGGCGATGGTCTACATGGCGGTGGTCGCCGCCTCGACCGTGCCGGGCATGGCCGGGATGGCGGGCGGCGCGGGCTCCGCCGGGGCGCCGCTGCTGACCGGCGGCCTGCTGCTGTTCTTCGGCGGGTACGCGCTGGTCAGCGGCGTCCAACTGATCGGCGCCCCGGCCGCGGGCGCAGCGGCGGGGGTGGCGGGGGGTCCGGTCGGCGGCGCGCGCGGCTCCGTGGCGCGGCGGCTGCTGGGCGCGCCGGAGCTGCCGCAGGCGTGCCGGATGGTGCTGGGCATGGGCATGTTCGCCATGCTGCTCACCATGTGA